The following are from one region of the Vibrio hyugaensis genome:
- a CDS encoding PhoH family protein — protein MGDTDRKLFVLDTNILLHEPFAIFSFQEHDVVIPMTVLEELDRIKDSKRDVARDARVAIRALEDLFREATPDEISEGIPVSKDNPSQGTISILADFELQETVKAFADKAGDNRILNAVLYLQNKRAPREVVLVTKDINMRLRAKGAGVRFVEDYRTDQLIDDIQYLTKGFQQREGEFWSGVDEVESYTLGGKTFHKLSREPFDPTFINQYVIDEESDFVGRVETINEDKLTLLDLSRERMMHRRAWDITPKNIYQGMAMDALLDPDIDLVILTGAAGSGKTLLAMAAALEQTIEKGMFDKIIVTRNTPDIGESIGFLPGSEEEKMMPWLAAVTDTLEALHKNDHCTEGSMKYICDKANIQFKSINFMRGRSIQNAFVLLDECQNLTASQIKTIITRCGEGTKIVCSGNLAQIDSHYLTPVTSGLTYMVERFKNFEGSANIHLNGVVRSRLAEFAEENL, from the coding sequence ATGGGCGATACCGATCGGAAACTATTTGTACTCGATACCAACATTCTTCTTCATGAACCCTTCGCCATCTTCTCTTTCCAAGAACACGATGTCGTCATCCCTATGACTGTGTTGGAAGAACTCGATCGAATCAAAGACAGCAAACGTGATGTTGCACGAGATGCACGCGTTGCGATTCGCGCTTTGGAGGATTTATTTAGAGAAGCCACGCCTGATGAAATTTCAGAAGGCATTCCCGTTTCTAAAGACAACCCAAGCCAAGGCACCATCTCTATTTTGGCGGACTTCGAATTGCAGGAAACCGTCAAAGCCTTCGCCGACAAAGCCGGTGATAACCGCATACTCAATGCGGTGCTTTATCTGCAAAACAAACGCGCACCACGCGAAGTTGTGCTCGTAACCAAAGACATCAACATGCGTTTGCGAGCCAAAGGTGCTGGCGTACGTTTCGTTGAAGACTATCGTACGGATCAGCTGATTGATGATATCCAATACCTCACCAAAGGCTTTCAACAACGTGAAGGCGAATTTTGGAGTGGTGTGGATGAGGTGGAAAGCTACACGCTGGGTGGAAAAACGTTCCATAAACTCAGCCGCGAACCGTTCGACCCGACCTTTATTAATCAATACGTGATTGATGAAGAGAGTGATTTTGTAGGTCGAGTAGAAACCATCAATGAAGATAAGCTCACCTTGCTCGACCTCAGCCGTGAACGCATGATGCATCGCCGCGCTTGGGACATTACACCGAAAAATATCTATCAAGGCATGGCGATGGATGCCCTGCTCGATCCAGATATTGATTTGGTTATTCTGACCGGTGCCGCCGGTAGTGGTAAGACACTGCTCGCCATGGCAGCTGCATTGGAACAAACCATTGAAAAAGGCATGTTCGATAAGATCATCGTGACGCGTAACACGCCAGATATTGGCGAGTCGATTGGTTTCTTACCGGGCTCGGAAGAAGAGAAAATGATGCCTTGGTTAGCAGCGGTGACCGATACCTTGGAAGCGCTGCACAAGAACGATCATTGCACCGAAGGTTCGATGAAGTACATCTGTGATAAAGCCAACATTCAGTTTAAGTCGATTAACTTTATGCGTGGCCGCTCTATCCAGAACGCCTTTGTCCTGCTCGATGAGTGTCAGAACTTAACCGCTTCACAAATCAAAACCATCATCACCCGTTGTGGTGAAGGCACTAAGATTGTGTGTTCCGGTAACTTGGCACAGATTGACTCTCACTACCTAACCCCAGTGACGTCTGGTTTGACGTATATGGTTGAACGTTTCAAGAACTTTGAAGGCAGCGCCAATATCCACCTAAATGGTGTGGTGCGAAGTCGCTTAGCAGAGTTTGCGGAAGAGAACCTATAG